In Cryptomeria japonica chromosome 1, Sugi_1.0, whole genome shotgun sequence, the sequence ATCAAGACAATGTTGTTCTTTACCATTATACCTAACAGGTACATTAACCTTCTCTAACCAATCTCTTCTACAATCACATTTCTAGTCTCTTGTTTAATATATGTTACCTATTCTAAAATTTGATatcttgtccaaggggttgagcttagttggttaaagcattgagttctcaatgtggagacccaagttcaactctcatgagggacacctttgtgtggaattctaagttgtgacccttggtcttccaattgtatcgtggatgctcgaatgaacaaaaaatgaattttgtgattctatgatacttaatacaaaaaaaataaaattgatatctCTCGACCTAATTTAGGGAGATTTTATAAAGTATAGGTATGCTAACATTAATCTTTGTTAAACCTCCGTCTCGCTGAGGAGAAAAAACGGGGAGAATGAACTCAACCGGTCCATTTCAGATAAGTAACTCCTTAGGCGTAATTAGGTTTTCGGAAAAACCTCTCGCTGCAGAGAGAATTTGTTTCAGAAATCGGAGCGCCGCTGCGAACTCGGATTTTTTCTAAAGCAAAATAGTGTTCCTGAATATTGCTGGCTGTTCTCGTTATTCTGGAGATTTGTGCTTCTACCTGAAACCAACCGTTGCGAAGAGAGAAGATTTTAAACTGCGAAATATAAACCTCAGTTCTGTTTGGAGCTTAAACAGCAGGTTCGTCGCGATGGGGTTAGAGAGAGTAAAAGATATCCAGGTGAGCTCTGTAACACAGCTGAAGTTTCaggagaagcagaagaagaaggcTAAATCAGGGGGCTTTGAGTCCTTAGGTTTGAGTCCCCCAATTTTCAGAGCAGTAAAACGGAAGGGCTATCGAGTTCCCACCCCAATACAGCGGAAGACAATGCCCTTGATAATGTGTGGATTGGATGTTGTTGCCATGGCCAGGACTGGATCGGGGAAAACTGCAGCATTTTTGATACCATTGCTGGAGAAGCTGAAGGGGCATTCACCTGGTGCAGGAGTAAGAGCACTTGTTTTGTCTCCAACCAGGGAGCTGGCACTTCAGACTTTTAAGTTTTGCAAAGAGCTCGGTCGCTATACAGGTATCATTCAAAGCTTATGCCTCAAACCATTTGAATTTTCTGCACTTGTAAACATCAGACCAAACTCGACTTTAAAACTGAAAACCTTAAGAACACTTAAACGAAAACCTCAAGCGCTTTCTAAAACTGCTCTCCTACTACTCTGAGAAAGGAGTTTCTCCACAACCATCTTCAATTGCTTCTTTAGCTTCCATCTGAAGTTTTTCAACTTCAGATTGATTATCGCATCTATTCTTAGGTTAATCCATTGCTGGCAGCCTCGTCGTTCCAAACAATCCATGCCATTCTTGTCAGAGGGGAAATGACGGTAATAATTTATGTTTTATTGATATACAAAAATAAAGTTCACATAGTATGTTTAAAACAAAATCAGAGGCCAAAAAAGGCTGCACCGCTAACTAAAAACATTCCTACCAAAAACGCTTTAACCAGTCAACCACCAACCTGCCCAAATACATCCAAAATTTCTAAACTCTGGCTAAAAAGACACCACACAAAAAGGGACATGTCACCCCCTAAAAACAGAAAGCGGCAACTCACTGGACTTTCTTCCGGCGGTTGCATCTCACCACCTTGGCTCCTCTGTTCTCCAACGACCTCGTCGGCCTAGGACGCAGCACCCGACTCTGCTCCTGCTCAGCCTCTGCCTTTGCCTGCGCTATGACATCCTCCAATTCTTTGATTTCAATGTACATTTTCAAGGCATCCCAACCCCTTCTGGCCTCTTGAGTGCGGTGGAATCTGCATATTCCTTTTGCCCATCGAAGGAATGGGAATAAACTTGCATTGCCGCCATATGCTCCGTCCTCCACACCTTTGCGGCCGTCGAACCCCACACCCGGCTCCGCCCATTCCAGAAACGAATCCAATCCTATCAGATAATCTTCATGGATAATAGTCTGCATCACCTTCTTCACCGTGGCCGTGTCTTCGCCCAATTCCAGACCCCAAGCCATAATGAGAGCATAGACATCCATTCTGGGTTTAAATCTAAATTTGAGTTGGCTGAAAGCCCCCCCCAACCACAAATGCTGCACTCTGGGCTAGCAATTCATCAGGGAATTTGAACATCTTTTGAAGCTGGCCTATACTAATTTCACCGAAGAAAGCAAATATCCGTCTCTTGCTTCGCAGGGAGAAGTTGGCCTCCATGCGTGCTTCAAAACCGCAACCCCCCTgtgcagaatgaaatttgaaaccTTCTCAGAGCTCCGTTTCAAGTGTTAATGCTTTCATATTAACACTTCGGATGAGAAGGGAGTGAAATAAATGTCATCTCATGCTTCATAAAAGACATCATTAACAAGGCGCCTCGCTAAACTTGAACGCCGCCTTTAACTCACATACTTCTGACACCGTACACTTCGTTCGCTATGCCATTAATGTGATCACCCGCTGCCGCCTCAAAACTGACAGTGCAAAAATCCTCCCATCTCAATTTACCCACTTCAGCAAATGTGAGAGCCCACTTGGATAAAATGTCTGCCTCGACATTACCAGTGCATTTAGCATGGCTTAATTGAACATCCTCAAAATACTTCAACTCTTCAAGGACGTTGTGGATCCAACCTTGTAAGTGCCATGCATCAATTCCTTTCTTCATTAAAGCTAGGATGATAATTAGAGAGTCACCCTCTAAGTGCAATTTCCTAGCGCGTAGCATCTGACACATCCTAACAGCTAGCAGAACAGCTGTCACTTCAGCCAAATTATTCGAACCATTCATCAATCTTTGGGCACCAATGGCCAAAGTATCCCCCTTCCAATTCTACACAATAACTCCAACCCCCGAAGGTCCTGGGTTACCTTTAGAAGTCCCATCAAAATTTGCTTTCCACCTACCCTCCAACGGTCTCTCCCATTTAACAGACTCTTCAACTTGGTTGGTTTTAACCCAACTAAGCTCCTTAACGGGCCCCAAAGAAAATGACTATTGTCTTGCTCCTAAGATGTGATTTTGTCAACTTCTTTTCCCTGTTGCTGGGCCTTAAAGGCCTCTGAACTCTGCAAGCTTCCCACAACCACGGAGGAAAGTTCCCCTACCTGAGCCATAGGGGCAATAATAGGCTCCATAGAAGGAGAACCCCTCTAGCAAGTTGCAAAGCATCCATGATTTCTCCAAAAATAGTTCTCATTAAAGGCAGGTCCTCTAAACTGTAAGCAACGACCATGTGAGGATTGTATACTAACAGGGAGAAAAACAGGTCACACACACAAACGCTGACATAGTTACTGAAGGAGCCATCTGCATCTGGATGAAATTTCACAAAAAACACCAATCTTTTCTGTCAATAGCCGAATCATCTTAGAGTTTATACAAACCAGAGGAAGATTACAAAAACAGATCAATAAAGGAACCTTCGAAAAAGAGATCTAGTAAGGATAAAAAAAATGTTGCCACAGGGCACATAAACAAACCGATTCTCTTGTAATACCACAGACCATCGGAGCCAAACAAAATTCCACTCCTTAGTCatctgaaaaagaagaagaaagaatactCTTAGAAAGAATAGAGATAGAAGACGTTTTGATATCTGTGCAAAAGGACTCCATCTACCTGGCAATCTCAACAATATCCAAATTTCTATCCACAAATCTGCATATCATATCTTTAGACTTACGATCTGATGAAATTTCTTTAACATTTTCATCTGGAAAAAACAAAACCATAGGATTGGATGCCATGATGAGAGGAATATTTCCCATAGAACACTCATCACCCTTTGTAGTCCCTTTCTAAGTTTCTAGAACATTTCTAATTTTTGCTGTAAAACAATAATTCCAACTTAGAACGATAACTGGATTATATCATAAATATATTTTAATCTTAAATAGTGAAATTTTATTATGATATTCAATTTAATAATTCTATGAATAATTCTGAAAATAGAACTTATCTTGGTTTTCTGTGTtaattttgtgccctagatcagtaatcagatttatgtcttttaattatgccctagtttgttaatcagatttttaatattttattagaccataattcagtaaactcagaaatgaaacaagtaaacaagagacaaacgcaaataccctaggaaaacctccaaggaggaaaaacccagcattaaagacccacaggtcagattatatattctctcttaattgcacaaatacaatacttagcttgcttctccagatctgatcccttttgtatgttagatctgcacttctaagcacttcaagtctgcaccaaaagTGGCCTATatcctcttggacaagttcgcacaatccttgaCAAATTCGCACAATCCTTGGATAAATTTGCACTTTTATTAGCAGAGCTAATTCACTGATTGCATTGATGATTAAATTGTGTTTGCACTTTAACTTTATTTATATGGATCTTTTGACCAAGGTCAGCCTCAATCCTTTTTGGCACCAATTTATATTTTTTGTGGCGTGAGTCCTTTTTGGTGTAGCGTGGAGGATGGGGCTGGACTTGTCTTGGGGCCACGCTACCCCTtaaggataggacccagtcctaaatgggttcggatgttgtcttaaggcaatccgaacccatctttccctagttataaacaacattCTGCAATGTCCCTAACTCAGCAATAGCAAGATTAAGGGTTTTCATCCTTAACTTGCTAAGAGAATTTAAGGGGTTTCATCCTTAGAGCTCTTAGTTTACCTTAAAGGTCAACATTTGGATTTTCGTCCAAgactcgatgatgaaaaataaaggtCCTCATCCTTAGATCTCCTGATTCCTCCTTCAGGGTTTATTTGCAAGTCACTTTctattttccaaattgatttcttgattgattcctttcttttctctacCCCAGGAAATGATTTGCTCTTTACATCCATTTCTTGAAGGATTCACCACCCTTCACAAGAAATGAGTCACCCCTTTTGGCTGTTGATAAATTATTATTAACTTCTAACTAATCATTCCTTAATTCTTGTTCTCTCCACAATGAAATGATCTCCCTTTTATATCATGTTTGAGGGAGCCACAATTTTTCATCACAATTATTTGCTCTTATAACTCCAATAAACACAATCATTCATTTGCTACCCTTTGTCGTTTTTAGTAAAATATAACTTAATCTTTTTataattcttttcctttttattatttcattaactGCATGGGCACTACTATATACATCAATCACCCAGGCAATAAATTTAATTGGCTACGATCTGGTGGGGGCATGATACCCTTGAACGGTGAAGGCCCCTATCTGTATGACCCTATCCAATAAATAACCCTCTGCATTCCATCTATGCTTTGATCCTGAGTGGGTCAATATCAACAGTGCCCAAATCACCCATAACTTTCGTAAACCTTTTAGACACAACCCCCAAGACCTTAAATAAACCAGGAAACAGCCTCCCCTCTTCTCTCAACAGAAGAGACAAGCAAAAGACCCTGCAAGTTATTCTAATTTTTTGTAAATTTGTGAAATTACAATCATATATGTATCCGCATCCATATAAAGTAGCCATATCCATGTCAGATATTGTATCTGTAtccatgtccatgcaactttgctAGAATCAGCTAAAATCCATAATAAACAATAATTGCTGTGAGTATTTTGTAAAAGATTTGAAATTTGGCGGCTTCTGTAGTTTTTTATTTTCTGTGGACCACCTTCACCTAAGAATAGCAGTGATGGTCCCCCTCCATAGGACCTCACCCTTAGCTGTAGGATTGATTCTTTGCttgccctctttgaagtgacaaGACTTGCAAAGACAGGTAAGTACTAATCAAAACCATCAACAGAATATCCACTCAGAGGAAGGAAGCTGCATAACTACAAATTCATTTTATTCTTCTCCTGATTGTTCTTTGTGTGCTTGAAACGTGCATTACAATGGATATCTGTCTTTCTGTTCTCTTAGACTAGCATGGTCCCATATCCTTGATGAAATCACTCCATTTGTTGTCATTAGGCTGAACCATTTAGTTTTATTGCTGTATACATGTAAATGAAATTGGAAAATGGATTTATAATGGAAATTTCAATCCTCAAACAAATACTTTGCACAATGTTTCTTACGTGGGAAATCTGAAAACAGTTAAAACTCTAGTTTGCATGAGGCTTTTATTATattcaacaattttgtcacattttGTGTATTTTACTTGTCATCTTTCTGGAATTGGCcgcaatttaataaatttaaaatgcgCTATGTGTGTTTTTTTGTTGAGATATTTTGcttctttgttgctttccttaCTATCCTCCGTTCTTCATTGTATATGATCAAAGTTAATTTTTTTCTTAACTTTGGGTCCTCCTTTGCTGCAGATCTCCAGGCCACCGTGCTTGTGGGTGGGGATAGCATGGAGACTCAGTTTGAAGAACTAGCTAAAAGCCCAGATATTATTATTGCAACGCCTGGTCGTCTCATGCATCATCTTGCTGAGGTAGAAGAAATGTCTTTGCGAACTGTGGAGTATGTAGTTTTTGATGAGGCAGACCGTTTGTTTGAGATGGGTTTTGCAGAGCAGCTACGAAAAATACTTGCTCAGTTGAGTGAGACCCGCCAAACATTGCTTTTTAGTGCAACCCTGCCTCGTTTGCTTGCTGATTTTGCAAAGGCAGGCCTTCGAGATCCTCAACTTGTACGACTAGATTTGGAGAATAAGATTAGTCCTGATCTCAAACTTACATTCTTTACTTTGCGACATGAAGATAAATATGCTGCATTGCTGCATCTGGTAAGAGAGCAGATTGGTACTGATCAGCAAACATTGATTTttgttgcaacaaaacaccatgtGGAATTCTTAAATGAATTATTTAGGGAAGAAGGAATAGCGCTGTCTGTTGTGTATGGTGATATGGATCAAGCTGCCCGCAAAATTCATCTTGCAAAGTTCAGGGCAAGGAAAACAATGTTATTACTTGTAACCGATGTTGCTGCCAGAGGGATTGATATTCCTCTTCTGGATAATGTGGTCAATTATGATTTTCCTCCGAAACCTAAACTATTTGTTCACAGAGTAGGTCGTGCTGCCCGTGCTGGTCGAACTGGTACAGCATATTCATTTGTAACATCAGAAGACATGCCATATCTTTTGGACTTGCATCTTTTCCTGTCAAAACCTGTTCGACCAGCGCCGACTGAGGACGAGGTTGCAAGTGACAGAGAAAAAGTTTTGTCTAGGATCAATGAAATGGTTGAGAAAGGGGAATCCATTTATGGACGTTTTCCACAATCTGTGTTGGATTTAGTCTCTGAAAAGATACGGGAGCTATTTGATGAGTCCAATGAGCTTAGAGCTTTGCAGAAGGCATCTGCAAATGCATTTTCTTTATATTCCAAGACAAAGCCATCTGCATCAAGAGAATCTGTAAAAAGAGCAAAGGATTTACCTCGGGAAGGGCTACATCCAATTTTTAAAAATGAAATTGGTAGTAGTGAGACTGCTGCTCTAGCTTTTTCAGAGCGGTTGAAAAAATTCAGGCAAGATAATCATGCATATTGGAAGCACTTTCTATGTGGTTTGTCTTGTATGAAGTGAAGCTTCTTATGTGGGATTGAATCTGTTATCTATGTAGTGTTCTGAATGAATGGACAATATAAAAATTTCAGACTAGAGAGCTTGTCCTATTGATAGACACACTGGCatttcattaaaatttaaaatcaatctACCAAAAAAGCATTTTCATGGTTGCACCTTTTTTTCTTACTTGTGATTAAGAGAATGCGGTTTGCATGTTGAGTGCAAGAGTTTTATGTTTTGGTGCTTGAGAATTTTGCATGTTAGTATAATTTATCGTTGtctcattttttaattattgtaattCTTAGATTGCAACAAAATATTGTAATTTTGTCGTCCTTTTTGAGGTAGAATGGAAGATATTCTAAGGTATTATTGGGCTGAATGTAGGCCTAAGCAAACAGTTCTGGAGACTGAAGGGGAAGCAGCAAAAGCAAAGCGTATGCAGGTTTTTTTCTTATCCTTTAAACTGATATCATGATTGTGCTTTTGCTATGTTatactttggcagtgattttttACAAAAGCCTTGTGATGGGGAGGTTTCATAAATAAAACTGGGCTTCCGACAGAAACTTGGTCGTTGCATATGCAGTTGCTTTTTACCAGAAAGAAATAGAACCTTATTGATATGAATTTTCTAATAATGATATGAAGATGGCAATCTCAATATGTTGAGTGTTTTCAAAGAATATTAGCCTGCTAATTTTTTAAGATTATAACATATCCTTTGTACTGATATTTTCCAGCCTTGCTGATATTGTTATAGATGCCTTTCATACTGTCttttaaaaaaatgcattttttaattaaaaaagcatTTTACGTCACATTTTCATGTCAACAAAATCGATAAGAGGTTCTAATGTACCATGTATGGCTTCTAATCATAAAAACACAATAGCCTCCAGCATAGTATAAACAATACAAAGTGTATTATCCCAGCCAACAACAAGATACACAAGTTGTCTTGCCAGAATTATGCTTGATTGAAATAATGTACACTGCATTTTATGTCATTCTCATCTAGAGAAATTGAGGAAACCAAAAGCCATaatataatgataaataaataaagagaTTAATAAGGTGAAACTAATCTATATATAAAAGTGAATTGATAAGTGGTTGTGGAAACCATAATTTAAAAAATCGGCAAGTAATTGCAACACTTTATTTGATGGGTGGGTAGATGTTTGGTGTGTGACACTCCTTAACTTTTTGGTGGCTTTAGGAAAACAATTGGTCTTGTTGAAGTTAGTTGACGTCTCCAGTGAAGTAAAAAATATTGAGATCTTGTCTAGTTTGTTGAATGAGGTGGTGATGGAGGTGGAAGTGGATAATGTTATCCAGATAATTATGGTCTACGGATCTGCATTTGTGGCAGCTAGTAGATTACTAGAGGTGAGGCACCTTACTACATTATTTTGGAGTCCTTGTGCTGCCAATTGCCTTGGCCTTCTTTTTGAGGACATATTGAAATCAAGCTGGGTAAGTAATGTAGTGGAAGATGCAAGAATATTACCAAATACTTCTACATCTGTGTCACACCTTTCTAGAAATATAGTGGTTTTAGGTAAGCCAACAATTTGATTACTCTTGGGTGTCTTGAGTAAGGTGCACAATGAGCTttctgttgtgacctaatcacacatcaccccatcccagatgggAACCCcatactttttaggccctctcagtcttttgttttggtttttggggtcttttggtGGCAGTCTTGTCAGTCTCTCTGCTTTGGAGTGTTCGGGGGTTAAATTGATTAAGTCTGCTTTTtgtttgagtgaatttggtgaagtctagggtcTGTttcgtcaattttagggtttctggctttagtcctagattttagagTTTTCattaggtttttggaaaaattgAGCATAGAATTGGAATCAGGACCCTTAAAGGAACCTCTCAGTAAAATTTCAACCAAAATGGAgtgactttctatttttagaaagttcctattttttagggattttatcgAGTCCCGAaatgtcttcattttgccaaaaatcaaccttactatttttagtaagtcattctTGTTTCCTGTTTTGGGATCTAACACTGACATCTTGAAAAGTTTCGACTTCTGGAAAGTTCATTTGTGACAGGACCATTCATGCAAGCAACGAAGACCAAACATTCACGACTATTCCTAAATCCGGAAGTTTTGAAAAGTAGATAGAATAAGCAAAAAATGGCTAAGTGCTGGGATCCATTCTTGAAGTGGAAAGCTTGAAAAATGTTCTAAGTCTGGGAAGAGTCACTTCAAATGGCAGTTCATCAGGAAATGATCAAATTGAAGGAGTCAAAGAAATCCCGAGGAGAATCCAAAATATTGTGAAATCCATGGTAAGAGTTAAAATCCGCCATAGAAAGTCACAAGGCGCCAAAATAGAGTCTCGATGGATAGCATGGAAATTGTAAATTTCCTCCCCTTATGCAAAAATCTGCCCTACTTCTCAAGAGGGCGCCAAATAGGAGAAGTCAGGGAGGAATGGAAAAAGTGTGAATTCCTTGGCCATGGTCAAAATCCGCCCCAAGCTTGTGAGGGACGCAAAACAAGGGGGTAGCATGGAAGATGGTAAAATGAATAAATTCCTTGGACAACTCAAAATACTGCCTTAGGAAGCAATGAGGCGCCCAAATGGATTGCTCTTGGAATGATGGAAAAACTAAAAATTCTTGGGCCTTAGTGAAATCCCGCTCTACTCCTTAGAAGGGCGCCAAAATGAAGTATGCATGGAAAATAGACAAAATCATGAATTCATTGGCCATGGTCAAAATCCGCCCCAAGACAAGTAAGGGTGCCAAAGTGAAGGATGCATGGAAAAACAAACCAATGATGAATTCCTCCTTCATGAGAAATAGCGCCCAAAGGTGAGGAAGGGCGCCAAAGTTGGGTTGCCAAGGATAATAGAGAAAATTATGAATTCCTTGCCTTGGTGGAAATGGCACGCAATGATGGTGTAGGGCGCAAAATGGAGGTAATGAAAGAAGATTGAAACGTTATTAAATTACCCCCTCATGAAGAAATAGCGCCCAAAGGTGATGAAGAGCGCCAAAGGTAAGGAGTCTtggaaaacatgaaaaacattgtatTCCATCACTTATTAAAAAATTCTGCCCTACTCCTGAGGAAGGCACCAAGGTGGGGTCAGCAAGGAAAGAGAAGAAATTTGTTGAAAACCTCCTTTGAGTCTTCCATGTAGAAGCATGATTTTGAAAATCAAATGGCCAAGGATGTAATGATGAATTCCTTCATGAAGTGAATTCCACACCTAAGTTGGAAAACTGAAAATTTGTCTAAGccatgaaaatccaagggtcaaggaggaaGGAAAAGCAAAAATCCCCTTgggaatttttttgaaatttctattTCTAGACACCAAATCTTATGAGAATCCGGAAATTTTTACAAATTTGGAATCGACAAAGATTTCCCTCTCTAATGGACCtgggtcctaaattttagggagatccctaaaaaataggagatgttggaAAAACATGGAAAATTCCCTCCCAAGCAGGAAAAGTCAAGCTAAGATGGTAAATCAAGTGAATCTCGAAGAAtattcaaatttccctccaaaacTTGAAAGAATGAAAAATTAATGAGTTGGCTAAAGAATATTCTAAGTATGATGATGACTTAGTGCATTAAGAGAAATTTCCAAATTCGAACTCAACTACAAGGGAAGTTCCATTTGCATGGTGCAGTGATTGGGAAAGTATGACGCATAATTAATGAAACTACCAAATTGGATTCTTTCCAACTTAGCAACATGATTTGAGGAATTCTATATAAGCATGGagatgcatttcatttctcatgtgcAGGATTTAAGAAAGAAGAGTTGGGGAAGTACTGAAAGGTCATACTTAGtggatttttcatcattttcaaggagCTTTTCAGGATGGTGGAATCAAGCAAGGCATCTACCATCACTCGACAAGCACAGATAAAAGCGAAGATGAAGGGCTTTCTGCCGGTTTCCCATATAAATTCTAGATGGAAGGAGATCAGCGATACAAATCTAGGCACATTCAATTTGGCTGCCTTCAAGATCAGAATGTTCGGAACAACAGGATATAATCCATCCTCAACAGTTGTCAAGTTCGTCAAGAGCGGAATTGTTGCAGCAGTTTGTTTTCCTCCTGCTATTCAGTGTCCAGATTTGATTTTGGAATGCGCAAAGCATTACGATCCAGAGCGGAAGACAATTTCAACGTCAAATGGTAGGCTATTGGCGACATTGACTCTGAAGTCGATTGGTGAAGCTTTCGGAATTCCATCACACCATTCCATGACATACAAGACTGTTAGCGAAGCTCAAGCAATGTATGAAGCGGGTCCTGCCGGGTGTCCTGATTTAATCAACAAATAGTGGTTGTTGAAGCCTAGGTCACATGTCTCCAAAATGCCAAAGACTCACTATCTTTGAGTTCAAACAGGAATATATGGACCTGATTAAAATGCTGAGTAGGGTAATGGGATGTTCGCACATTGTGAATTTTGAAacatggatgttcttctacattggTGAGATCATGAATG encodes:
- the LOC131027893 gene encoding putative DEAD-box ATP-dependent RNA helicase 29 — protein: MGLERVKDIQVSSVTQLKFQEKQKKKAKSGGFESLGLSPPIFRAVKRKGYRVPTPIQRKTMPLIMCGLDVVAMARTGSGKTAAFLIPLLEKLKGHSPGAGVRALVLSPTRELALQTFKFCKELGRYTDLQATVLVGGDSMETQFEELAKSPDIIIATPGRLMHHLAEVEEMSLRTVEYVVFDEADRLFEMGFAEQLRKILAQLSETRQTLLFSATLPRLLADFAKAGLRDPQLVRLDLENKISPDLKLTFFTLRHEDKYAALLHLVREQIGTDQQTLIFVATKHHVEFLNELFREEGIALSVVYGDMDQAARKIHLAKFRARKTMLLLVTDVAARGIDIPLLDNVVNYDFPPKPKLFVHRVGRAARAGRTGTAYSFVTSEDMPYLLDLHLFLSKPVRPAPTEDEVASDREKVLSRINEMVEKGESIYGRFPQSVLDLVSEKIRELFDESNELRALQKASANAFSLYSKTKPSASRESVKRAKDLPREGLHPIFKNEIGSSETAALAFSERLKKFRPKQTVLETEGEAAKAKRMQIPVSQGVDIMRRKRAIHEQVISSIQQQKTTQMADNAANEPEFEAASTNKRKRKDHKTFIVKSFRDKEYYINSIPSNQHSEAGLLVRGSEEFASNSMDAAVLDLVADDSAGLQKQKSSYHWDKRSKKYIKLNNGERVTASGKIKNESGSKVDPGKGGLYKKWKERSHMQISAQGQEDNAHVEGSEGGTDNLARGGKYRNFGRFKNKKSIPNANVRNELRNVEQVRKQRQRKETKQILSSSKKEKFGKGRSGKGGKSAKGSKSGKRPFKGKR